The following coding sequences are from one Candidatus Margulisiibacteriota bacterium window:
- a CDS encoding transcriptional regulator — MEHNFEEQANILKALGHPTRLRIVKGICENGCNVSRMVEGLGMPQATVSQHLGVLRASGIIKGEKRGLEICYRIINEKVKKILEVMASDS, encoded by the coding sequence ATGGAGCATAATTTTGAAGAGCAGGCAAATATTTTGAAGGCGCTAGGCCATCCGACACGGTTACGGATTGTGAAAGGAATTTGCGAGAATGGCTGTAATGTGAGCCGCATGGTTGAAGGGCTCGGAATGCCGCAAGCAACAGTATCACAGCATCTGGGAGTATTACGGGCGAGTGGTATAATAAAGGGAGAAAAAAGGGGATTGGAGATCTGTTACCGGATAATAAATGAGAAGGTTAAAAAAATCCTTGAGGTGATGGCCTCTGATAGTTAA
- the trxA gene encoding thioredoxin: protein MSVIQVTDATFEQEVLKSDKPVMVDFWAPWCGPCRMIAPVVEGIANEYEAKLKAAKLNTDDNSTTAAEYGITGIPCLVFFKDGKEVERLVGFLPKEHIEKKVQNIIG from the coding sequence ATGAGCGTTATACAAGTAACAGATGCAACATTCGAGCAGGAGGTCCTCAAATCGGATAAACCTGTTATGGTTGATTTCTGGGCTCCATGGTGCGGTCCGTGTAGAATGATTGCTCCGGTAGTTGAGGGTATTGCAAATGAATACGAAGCCAAGCTGAAAGCTGCAAAACTCAATACTGATGACAACAGCACTACTGCTGCAGAATATGGCATAACCGGCATTCCGTGCCTTGTATTCTTCAAAGACGGGAAAGAAGTTGAGCGGCTTGTTGGATTTTTGCCAAAAGAGCATATTGAAAAGAAGGTTCAAAACATTATTGGCTAA